In Zingiber officinale cultivar Zhangliang chromosome 8B, Zo_v1.1, whole genome shotgun sequence, a single genomic region encodes these proteins:
- the LOC122014784 gene encoding auxin-induced protein 5NG4-like, whose product MGGESFSSGQVKLFAAVLLLQLCYAGYNIAAKVALDKGIGQFVFPVYRNVIGFSLLAPFAYFLEKEDRPSLSLSLLFQFFLLASFGITIPQVCFLIGLRYVPTTYAAAIQNLGPALTFAMAAALGLEQVHIAKRYGLAKVLSTVTSIGGATVVTLYKGHPLLPHPLSTNVLATPIISNSILHWALGCAYILGSCIIWSAWMVLQVPVVKKYPAKLSFSAFICFFGFLQCLVVACISETDSEKWKVHSVEQLCAILYSGLVMSGVAIALQIWCIDKGGPLFTAVFGPVHIVAVAIVSVLIFDDRLFLGGVVGSVLIVFGLYLVLWGKKEEKVSNQAMSQGLQRHLLQTDPCE is encoded by the exons ATGGGAGGAGAATCATTTTCCTCAGGGCAGGTTAAGCTTTTTGCAGCCGTGCTTCTACTACAACTATGTTATGCAGGTTACAATATAGCTGCTAAGGTTGCACTCGACAAGGGCATCGGCCAATTTGTCTTTCCAGTGTATAGGAATGTTATCGGTTTCTCGTTGCTAGCTCCATTTGCATACTTTCTCGAGAA GGAAGACCGACCATCTTTATCTCTTTCTTTGCTGTTTCAATTCTTCCTTCTTGCATCCTTTGG GATTACAATCCCTCAAGTATGTTTCCTCATCGGCTTACGCTATGTGCCCACAACTTATGCCGCTGCGATCCAGAATTTGGGCCCGGCACTCACATTTGCCATGGCTGCAGCTCTCGG GCTTGAGCAAGTCCACATCGCAAAGAGATACGGGTTAGCAAAGGTGCTCAGCACGGTTACTAGCATAGGAGGTGCCACTGTCGTCACTCTATACAAGGGTCATCCCCTGCTGCCTCACCCTCTTTCGACAAATGTTTTAGCCACTCCCATAATTTCAAACTCTATACTACACTGGGCACTGGGTTGTGCCTACATACTTGGAAGTTGCATTATATGGTCTGCCTGGATGGTGCTTCAG GTTCCAGTGGTGAAGAAGTACCCAGCTAAGCTCTCATTTAGTGCCTTCATCTGCTTCTTCGGGTTTCTGCAATGCCTTGTCGTAGCATGCATTTCTGAAACTGACAGCGAGAAGTGGAAAGTGCATTCAGTAGAACAGCTCTGTGCAATTCTCTATTCA GGGCTTGTCATGTCGGGCGTTGCCATTGCTCTTCAGATATGGTGCATAGATAAAGGGGGTCCTCTTTTCACTGCTGTCTTCGGGCCAGTGCATATTGTGGCTGTGGCCATAGTGTCGGTTCTCATCTTCGACGATCGATTATTCTTGGGAGG GGTTGTTGGATCAGTTCTCATAGTGTTTGGGCTGTACTTGGTTTTATGGGGCAAAAAGGAGGAGAAAGTTTCGAATCAGGCCATGAGCCAAGGGCTACAGAGGCACCTCCTCCAAACCGACCCATGCGAGTAG